A window of the Tripterygium wilfordii isolate XIE 37 chromosome 12, ASM1340144v1, whole genome shotgun sequence genome harbors these coding sequences:
- the LOC120010410 gene encoding uncharacterized protein LOC120010410 isoform X4: protein MGNKTDIVISSYDDYFLVIATQIGSMGTVIHASKEEGMSIHPTFDVSVVLGKREEPMLVASAQQLIEHISSSSGSSKQLVLSLGLKDHSPETLKGIVSTVIENSFW, encoded by the exons GGAAACAAAACAGACATTGTCATTTCCAGTTATGATGACTATTTCCTT GTTATTGCCACTCAAATAGGAAGTATGGGGACAGTAATACATGCAAG TAAGGAGGAAGGAATGTCAATCCATCCAACTTTTGATGTATCAGTAGTATTGGGCAAAAGAGAAGAG CCAATGCTTGTGGCTAGCGCTCAACAACTGATTGAACACATAAG CAGCAGCTCTGGCTCATCTAAGCAATTGGTGTTATCTCTTGGCCTTAAGGACCATTCTCCG GAGACTCTGAAAGGGATCGTTTCCACAGTGATTGAAAATAGTTTCTGGTAA